A DNA window from Mucilaginibacter xinganensis contains the following coding sequences:
- the secA gene encoding preprotein translocase subunit SecA — translation MLNFISKLFGSKSDRDVKSILPIVEKVKAEFAKLGTLTNDELRAKTIGFKETIAEGLAAIDGEIGAIKDRIEENPNLDVNEKVELYTQLDKLEKDRNKELEVILMRILPEGFAVVKETALRFKNNKTIEVTATQFDRDLAARKQNVIIKGDKAIHHNTWLAAGNEVTWDMVHYDVQLIGGIVLHQGKISEMATGEGKTLVATLPAYLNALAGQGVHIVTVNDYLARRDSEWMGPLYEFHGLSVDCIDKHEPNSEERRTAYLADITFGTNNEFGFDYLRDNMTRSPEELVQKKLHYAMVDEVDSVLIDDARTPLIISGPIPRGDEHEFYELKPRIERLVNAQKNYVNGVLNEAKKLIAEGKSGPDEGGLALLRAFRGLPKSKALIKYLSEGGNRQLLQKTENFYMQDQSKDMHKVDAELFFVIDEKNNQVELAEKGIELITASGEDAGFFVMPDVGTEISEIEKSELPAEEKVGRKDELMRDFSIKSERIHSVNQLLKAYTLFEKDTEYILDEGKVKIVDEQTGRVLDGRRYSDGLHQAIEAKENVKVEDATQTFATITLQNYFRMYHKLCGMTGTAVTEAGEFWEIYKLDVVEIPTNTNISRDDRQDLVYRTVREKYNAVAEEIVALTKAGRPVLVGTTSVEISELLSRMLKLRGIKHNVLNAKMHQKEADIVAEAGQSGTVTIATNMAGRGTDIKLGPGVKDAGGLAIVGTERHESRRVDRQLRGRAGRQGDPGSSQFFVSLEDNLMRLFGSERISNLMVRMGIEEGEVIQHSMISNSIERAQKKVEENNFGIRKRLLEYDDVMNSQRTVIYAKRKNALFGERLEVDINNTIFDVVEDVVTEYKESNNYEGFILEMIRLFSVDVEISHDQFTSKNINGLVDIAFQEVNDFYKRKQEAIAQQAYPVLKDVYDTRGEYVENIVVPFTDGINGIQVSVPLKKAIANHGQEVFKSFEKNVTLYLIDDAWKEHLREMDELKQSVQNAVYEQKDPLLVYKFEAFELFRQMLASVNKDLVSFLFRGGIPVQQEAEEIREAKPQPKLDLKKMRTSKPEMVSESNGIPMMDMGEPQKATPVRVEQKIGRNDPCPCGSGKKYKNCHGVGQV, via the coding sequence ATGTTAAATTTTATAAGTAAGCTTTTCGGAAGCAAATCAGATCGGGACGTAAAAAGCATTTTACCTATAGTTGAAAAGGTAAAAGCTGAATTTGCCAAACTTGGCACTTTAACTAACGATGAGCTAAGGGCAAAAACCATTGGTTTTAAAGAAACTATTGCTGAAGGGCTTGCCGCTATTGATGGTGAGATTGGCGCGATAAAAGACCGGATTGAAGAAAATCCCAATCTTGACGTAAACGAAAAGGTTGAGCTTTATACCCAGCTGGATAAGCTTGAGAAAGACCGTAATAAGGAGCTGGAAGTAATTTTAATGCGCATTCTTCCTGAAGGTTTTGCGGTTGTTAAAGAAACAGCCCTTAGGTTTAAAAACAATAAAACCATTGAAGTTACTGCTACACAGTTTGACCGCGACCTGGCTGCACGTAAACAAAACGTAATTATAAAAGGCGATAAAGCCATTCACCATAATACCTGGCTTGCTGCAGGCAATGAAGTTACCTGGGACATGGTACACTATGATGTACAGCTGATAGGTGGTATTGTACTGCATCAGGGTAAGATCTCGGAAATGGCTACCGGTGAAGGTAAAACGTTGGTAGCTACGCTGCCTGCATACCTTAACGCGCTTGCCGGACAGGGTGTTCACATTGTAACCGTGAATGATTACCTGGCCCGTCGTGACTCGGAATGGATGGGGCCGCTTTATGAGTTCCACGGTTTATCGGTTGATTGTATTGATAAGCACGAACCCAATTCAGAAGAAAGACGCACCGCTTACCTGGCCGATATAACATTTGGTACCAATAACGAGTTTGGCTTTGATTACCTGCGTGACAATATGACACGCAGCCCGGAAGAACTGGTACAGAAAAAGCTGCATTATGCCATGGTGGATGAAGTTGACTCCGTGTTAATTGATGATGCCCGTACACCGCTGATTATTTCAGGACCTATCCCACGGGGAGATGAGCATGAGTTTTATGAACTGAAGCCTCGCATTGAGCGTTTGGTAAATGCACAAAAAAACTATGTGAACGGCGTTTTAAATGAAGCTAAAAAATTAATAGCCGAAGGTAAAAGCGGACCTGACGAAGGTGGTCTGGCTTTACTGCGTGCGTTTAGGGGCCTGCCCAAAAGTAAAGCTTTAATTAAATACTTAAGCGAGGGCGGCAACAGGCAGCTTTTACAAAAAACCGAGAACTTTTACATGCAGGATCAAAGCAAGGATATGCATAAGGTTGATGCCGAGCTGTTTTTTGTGATAGATGAAAAAAACAACCAGGTAGAGCTTGCCGAAAAAGGTATTGAGCTGATCACAGCATCGGGTGAAGATGCAGGCTTTTTTGTTATGCCTGACGTGGGTACAGAGATCTCTGAAATTGAAAAATCCGAACTACCTGCTGAAGAAAAAGTTGGCCGTAAAGATGAGCTGATGCGCGATTTCTCTATCAAATCTGAACGTATCCACTCGGTTAACCAGTTGTTGAAAGCCTATACCTTGTTTGAAAAGGATACCGAATATATTTTGGACGAAGGAAAGGTTAAGATAGTTGACGAGCAAACCGGCCGTGTACTTGATGGCCGCCGTTATTCTGATGGTTTGCACCAGGCTATTGAGGCTAAAGAAAATGTTAAGGTTGAGGATGCTACCCAAACCTTTGCAACCATTACCCTGCAAAACTATTTCCGTATGTACCACAAGCTTTGCGGTATGACGGGTACTGCCGTTACGGAAGCGGGTGAGTTCTGGGAAATTTATAAGCTGGATGTGGTTGAAATACCAACCAACACCAATATCAGCCGTGATGACAGGCAGGATTTGGTTTACCGTACCGTACGTGAAAAATACAATGCGGTTGCCGAAGAGATTGTGGCTTTAACAAAAGCCGGTCGCCCGGTATTGGTGGGTACTACTTCAGTTGAGATTTCTGAACTTTTGAGCCGTATGCTTAAGCTGCGCGGTATCAAACATAACGTACTGAATGCCAAGATGCACCAGAAAGAAGCCGATATTGTGGCCGAAGCAGGTCAGTCTGGTACTGTAACCATAGCAACCAACATGGCTGGTCGTGGTACGGATATAAAATTAGGCCCGGGCGTAAAAGATGCCGGTGGTTTAGCTATTGTAGGTACGGAGCGGCACGAGTCGCGCCGCGTTGACCGCCAGCTGCGTGGTCGTGCCGGCAGGCAGGGTGACCCGGGATCGTCACAGTTCTTTGTGTCTCTTGAGGATAACCTGATGCGTTTATTCGGTTCTGAAAGGATCAGTAACCTGATGGTGCGGATGGGTATTGAAGAAGGCGAAGTAATTCAGCACTCCATGATCTCCAACTCGATTGAGCGTGCGCAGAAAAAAGTGGAAGAAAATAACTTCGGGATCCGTAAGCGTTTGCTGGAGTATGATGATGTGATGAACTCACAGCGTACCGTTATTTACGCAAAACGTAAAAATGCGCTGTTTGGCGAGCGTTTGGAAGTGGATATCAACAACACCATTTTTGATGTGGTTGAAGATGTGGTAACTGAATATAAAGAATCAAACAATTACGAAGGGTTTATCCTGGAAATGATCCGTTTATTCTCAGTAGATGTTGAGATTTCGCATGATCAGTTTACTTCAAAAAATATAAACGGATTGGTTGATATAGCCTTCCAGGAAGTAAATGATTTTTACAAACGCAAGCAGGAAGCTATTGCCCAGCAAGCTTACCCTGTTTTAAAGGACGTTTATGATACCCGCGGCGAATACGTGGAAAATATTGTTGTTCCGTTTACCGACGGTATCAACGGCATCCAGGTTTCGGTACCGCTTAAAAAAGCAATCGCTAACCACGGGCAGGAAGTGTTCAAATCGTTTGAGAAGAATGTGACCCTGTACCTGATTGACGATGCATGGAAAGAGCACCTGCGCGAAATGGATGAGCTGAAACAATCAGTACAAAACGCGGTTTATGAACAAAAAGACCCGTTATTGGTTTATAAGTTCGAGGCTTTTGAACTGTTCCGCCAGATGCTGGCCAGCGTAAATAAGGATTTGGTAAGTTTCCTTTTCAGGGGAGGTATCCCGGTTCAGCAGGAAGCCGAAGAAATCCGCGAGGCAAAACCTCAGCCAAAGCTTGATCTGAAGAAAATGCGTACTTCTAAACCCGAAATGGTAAGCGAATCAAACGGCATACCGATGATGGATATGGGCGAGCCGCAAAAAGCTACCCCTGTTAGGGTTGAACA
- a CDS encoding cupin-like domain-containing protein codes for MSMVAEQVQTKPDYREIRSIDKRTNLSHADFINEYVNKSLPVVLTDAAKGWKAMGKYTPEFFKKNYPDITKTINGVTYKMDEFIDQMLASTPEHKAPYPYNFDVEKVFPELMPDFLPEIIYGNIDRINHKLMPRKMLKGTTLYEIFLGGNGCSFPFLHVDALYMHTQITQVYGSKIFYMYSPDQTPYMYPFADNPKFSQVNFNEPDYEKFPLFKEATPVEIKVEEGETILFPSGWWHTTRITEPCISLGRAQLNGHNWDDFINDRYVNWKKKISYAAAPVLAYGKIVGSIMNAQDR; via the coding sequence ATGAGTATGGTTGCTGAGCAAGTGCAAACAAAGCCTGATTACAGGGAAATCAGATCAATAGACAAACGAACAAATTTGTCGCATGCGGATTTTATTAACGAATATGTTAACAAATCACTCCCCGTGGTGCTTACCGATGCTGCCAAAGGCTGGAAAGCGATGGGCAAATACACGCCGGAGTTCTTTAAAAAAAATTACCCGGACATTACTAAAACCATAAACGGGGTAACTTATAAAATGGACGAATTTATCGACCAGATGTTAGCCTCAACCCCCGAACACAAAGCGCCATATCCCTACAATTTTGATGTGGAAAAGGTATTCCCTGAATTGATGCCTGATTTTTTACCCGAAATTATCTATGGCAATATCGATCGGATTAACCATAAACTAATGCCGCGCAAAATGCTGAAGGGCACTACGCTGTACGAAATATTCTTAGGTGGCAACGGCTGTAGCTTTCCTTTCCTGCATGTTGATGCTTTATATATGCATACCCAAATAACGCAGGTCTATGGATCGAAGATCTTTTACATGTACTCGCCCGATCAAACGCCGTATATGTACCCTTTTGCGGATAATCCAAAATTTTCGCAGGTAAACTTTAACGAACCGGACTATGAAAAATTCCCGCTGTTTAAAGAAGCCACACCGGTAGAAATAAAAGTTGAAGAAGGCGAAACCATCTTATTTCCGTCAGGCTGGTGGCATACTACACGTATCACCGAGCCCTGTATTTCGCTGGGCCGTGCGCAACTTAACGGGCATAATTGGGATGATTTTATAAATGATCGCTACGTAAACTGGAAGAAAAAGATCTCGTACGCCGCAGCGCCCGTATTGGCTTATGGCAAAATAGTGGGCAGTATAATGAATGCACAGGACAGGTAA
- the purD gene encoding phosphoribosylamine--glycine ligase yields MNILILGSGGRESAFAWKLSQSPKCEKLFIAPGNAGTGQYGTNLNVKVNDFEGIKQAVLNHQINMVLVGPEEPLVKGIHDFFLGDEQLRNIPVIGPQREGAQLEGSKDFSKQFMERNNIPAAASKTFTSDTINQGFEYLATIGLPIVLKADGLAAGKGVLICLTVAEAQQELKEMLTEAKFGEASSKVVVEQFLQGIELSVFVLTDGNNYKILPSAKDYKRIGEGDTGLNTGGMGSVSPVPFASDDFLQKVEQQVIIPTIDGLKQEGIPYKGFIFIGLMNCGGDPYMIEYNCRMGDPETESVMMRIESDFADLLQGVAEGTLDEKQLKISDKVAATVVMVAGGYPGEYLKDKIITGIENVRDSQVFHAGTYLDGETIKTSGGRVLAITSLQDNMFDALQQATADASRIYYDGMYFRKDIGFDLL; encoded by the coding sequence ATGAACATCCTGATCTTAGGTTCAGGCGGAAGGGAAAGCGCCTTCGCCTGGAAATTATCCCAAAGTCCAAAATGCGAAAAGCTTTTTATAGCGCCCGGCAACGCCGGTACCGGCCAGTACGGCACCAACCTTAATGTTAAGGTAAACGACTTTGAGGGGATCAAACAGGCTGTCTTAAACCACCAAATCAATATGGTGTTAGTTGGCCCGGAAGAGCCGCTTGTTAAAGGGATCCATGATTTTTTCCTGGGCGATGAGCAACTGCGAAACATTCCTGTTATAGGCCCGCAGCGCGAAGGCGCACAGCTGGAAGGCAGCAAGGATTTCTCCAAACAATTTATGGAGCGCAACAATATCCCTGCCGCAGCATCAAAAACTTTTACCAGCGATACCATTAATCAAGGTTTTGAATACCTTGCAACCATAGGATTACCTATTGTTTTAAAGGCCGACGGCCTTGCCGCCGGAAAAGGCGTATTGATTTGCCTAACCGTAGCTGAAGCGCAGCAGGAACTAAAAGAAATGCTTACCGAAGCCAAGTTTGGCGAGGCCAGCTCAAAAGTAGTGGTTGAACAGTTTTTACAGGGAATTGAGCTGTCTGTTTTTGTGCTTACCGATGGTAACAACTATAAGATTTTACCATCAGCCAAAGACTATAAGCGCATTGGCGAGGGTGATACCGGTTTAAATACCGGCGGCATGGGCTCCGTTTCGCCGGTACCGTTTGCCAGCGATGATTTTTTGCAAAAAGTAGAGCAGCAGGTTATCATCCCAACCATTGACGGCCTTAAGCAGGAGGGCATTCCGTATAAAGGCTTTATTTTTATAGGCCTGATGAATTGCGGCGGCGACCCTTATATGATAGAATATAACTGCCGTATGGGCGACCCGGAAACAGAGAGCGTAATGATGCGCATAGAAAGCGATTTTGCTGACTTGTTGCAGGGAGTTGCCGAAGGCACACTTGATGAAAAGCAGTTAAAGATCTCCGACAAAGTTGCCGCTACCGTAGTGATGGTAGCAGGTGGGTACCCTGGCGAATATTTAAAGGATAAAATCATCACCGGTATTGAAAACGTCCGCGATTCACAGGTGTTTCATGCCGGCACTTATCTGGATGGGGAAACCATAAAAACTTCGGGCGGCCGCGTGCTTGCCATTACTTCGTTACAGGATAATATGTTCGACGCCCTGCAACAAGCCACAGCCGATGCAAGCCGCATTTATTATGATGGCATGTATTTCAGAAAAGATATAGGTTTCGATCTGTTATAG
- a CDS encoding TlpA disulfide reductase family protein: MKKTLLMVLAALPALAFAQTGKYTVQGTIGALNAPAKIYLQFRQSGKVLTDSVVLKDGKFQFSGTVGASPVMGYLQLNQKGTGPGYKDYKAVYLEQGTITVTSKDTLASAKVDGTKTNLENTKYDISHKPVDDAYAALEAKMSAASDEVKKSDAFVKENAKTEKQIEWQDNQINKKFIQDNPDSFISLNLIQSLAYSTDYVDIAPLFNDLTPAVKGSENGKKFAEMLPKMKAVALGAVAPEFAETDTAGKVVSLSSFRGKYVLIDFWASWCGPCRQENPNVVKAYNHYKNQKFTIVGVSLDRPGAKEKWLKAIHTDGLAWTQLSDLKFWDSKTAGLYAVRAIPQNFLLDPDGKIIGKNLRGEDLENKLEEIFGKI; the protein is encoded by the coding sequence ATGAAAAAAACCTTATTAATGGTGCTGGCAGCCCTGCCAGCGCTCGCTTTTGCACAAACGGGAAAATATACTGTACAAGGCACCATTGGTGCTTTAAATGCGCCTGCTAAAATATACCTGCAGTTCCGCCAGTCAGGAAAAGTGCTCACCGACTCGGTGGTACTTAAGGATGGAAAATTTCAATTTAGCGGCACAGTTGGTGCATCACCGGTAATGGGATACCTGCAGCTAAACCAAAAGGGTACCGGCCCGGGATATAAAGATTACAAAGCTGTTTACCTTGAACAGGGAACCATTACGGTAACCAGCAAAGACACCCTTGCAAGTGCAAAGGTTGACGGCACAAAAACCAACCTGGAAAATACTAAATATGATATTTCCCATAAACCGGTTGACGATGCTTACGCCGCATTGGAGGCAAAAATGTCGGCAGCTTCTGATGAAGTAAAAAAATCAGACGCGTTTGTTAAAGAAAATGCAAAAACCGAAAAGCAGATTGAATGGCAGGACAACCAGATCAATAAGAAATTTATCCAGGATAACCCGGATTCGTTTATCAGCCTGAACCTTATCCAGAGCCTTGCATACAGCACCGACTATGTTGATATAGCACCCCTGTTTAACGATTTAACGCCTGCGGTAAAAGGTTCAGAAAACGGAAAGAAGTTTGCCGAAATGCTGCCCAAAATGAAAGCTGTTGCACTGGGCGCTGTAGCGCCTGAGTTTGCTGAAACTGATACCGCCGGTAAAGTGGTTAGTCTTTCATCGTTCAGGGGTAAATATGTACTTATTGATTTTTGGGCTTCGTGGTGTGGCCCCTGCCGCCAGGAAAATCCAAATGTGGTAAAAGCATATAATCATTATAAGAATCAAAAATTCACAATAGTTGGTGTTTCTTTAGATAGGCCCGGAGCAAAAGAAAAATGGTTAAAAGCTATTCATACTGATGGCCTGGCCTGGACCCAGTTATCGGACCTGAAATTTTGGGACAGCAAGACAGCCGGGCTATATGCAGTGCGCGCCATCCCTCAAAACTTTTTGCTTGATCCCGATGGAAAGATCATTGGTAAAAATTTAAGGGGCGAAGACCTTGAAAATAAATTAGAAGAGATTTTTGGAAAGATATAA
- a CDS encoding TlpA disulfide reductase family protein: MKKIVLFIIMLLPFITMAQTQETFLLRSKIGNLNAPARAYLIYKLGANQVIDSAIIADGKFDFSGQLLNPSAAVLVVDHKGVGFEKLDSTADILNLYLDKGEFALSSADSVSKAQITGSKINEDDKRLKALLDPIKVKAQKLAAEKKTVAAPQQNSPEFRSALQAKYKALQAEQKVVIKKFIQGNPDSYLSLLALYSVDGPSPDPFELDTLFNSLADNIKNTEAAKIFKTSLETLKHTAPGTMAPDFTQNDVNGVPVKLSSFRGKYVLIDFWASWCGPCREENPNVVRVYNKYKEKNFTIIGVSLDKQSGRADWLSAIKSDGLNWTQVSDLKFWNNQAAALYYVSSIPANFLIDPNGKIIAKDLRGDDLDNKLKEVLPK, translated from the coding sequence ATGAAGAAAATAGTTCTTTTTATAATAATGCTGCTGCCATTTATAACAATGGCACAAACTCAGGAAACCTTTTTGCTGCGAAGCAAAATAGGTAATTTAAATGCCCCGGCGAGGGCCTACTTAATTTATAAACTTGGCGCTAACCAGGTGATAGATTCCGCAATTATTGCCGATGGTAAATTTGATTTCAGCGGGCAGCTCCTTAACCCATCCGCTGCTGTGCTGGTTGTTGACCATAAGGGCGTCGGTTTTGAAAAGCTGGACAGCACGGCTGATATTTTAAACCTTTACCTGGATAAAGGGGAGTTTGCCTTAAGCAGCGCCGATTCTGTATCAAAAGCGCAAATAACCGGATCGAAAATCAATGAGGATGACAAAAGACTAAAAGCATTACTTGACCCGATAAAGGTGAAGGCGCAAAAATTGGCTGCCGAAAAGAAAACAGTTGCGGCACCGCAACAAAATTCACCTGAATTCAGGAGCGCGCTGCAGGCAAAGTACAAGGCCTTGCAAGCTGAGCAAAAAGTGGTTATCAAAAAATTTATACAAGGTAATCCTGACAGCTACCTTAGCCTTTTAGCGCTTTATTCGGTAGATGGCCCATCGCCTGATCCGTTTGAACTTGATACGCTTTTTAACTCGTTGGCTGATAATATAAAAAACACAGAAGCCGCAAAAATCTTCAAAACATCCCTCGAAACATTGAAGCACACCGCCCCGGGAACTATGGCTCCTGATTTTACGCAAAATGATGTTAACGGCGTGCCGGTAAAATTATCCTCATTCAGGGGTAAATATGTTTTGATTGATTTCTGGGCATCATGGTGTGGGCCCTGCCGCGAGGAAAACCCTAACGTAGTGAGGGTTTATAATAAGTACAAGGAAAAGAACTTTACCATTATTGGTGTATCGCTTGATAAGCAAAGCGGCCGTGCCGACTGGCTGTCCGCAATAAAAAGCGACGGGCTGAACTGGACCCAGGTGTCAGACCTTAAATTCTGGAATAACCAGGCTGCTGCGCTTTACTACGTATCATCTATCCCCGCAAACTTCCTAATAGACCCAAACGGGAAGATCATAGCTAAAGACCTGCGCGGCGATGACCTGGACAATAAACTTAAAGAAGTGCTGCCAAAATAA
- a CDS encoding formimidoylglutamase: MSLSDFFSPIDQKKVIPAKGYYTSQLGSKIEYYAVDFPSLEEKTDIAIIGVMEDRNALDNSGCALGADYVREKLYRLNEGNYNTKIVDLGNIRQGASITDTYIALKTVVSELVKKDIIPVIIGGGQDLTYAQYLAYEDLEQKVDLVIVDSHFDLEDDDSGSSENIETTSASYLNKIFLHEPNYLFNYSNLGYQTYFASQDSLRVMEKLYFDVHRLGALSGNVAVAEPIIRNASMISFDIGAIRSSDAMGNANATPNGFYGEEACQIARYAGFNDKLSSIGFYEFNPAYDNNGQTATLLAQMIWYFIDGVYNRKRDFPLNPKSQYLIYKTSLKHDDHEVVFVKSKKSDRWWMQVPYPAGGSKNERFHLVPCQYDDYKTAVSGEMPDLWWRTYQKLN, encoded by the coding sequence ATGTCATTATCCGATTTCTTTAGCCCTATAGATCAAAAAAAGGTGATCCCCGCAAAGGGTTATTACACGAGCCAGTTAGGCAGTAAAATCGAATATTACGCAGTTGATTTTCCATCATTGGAAGAAAAAACTGATATCGCCATTATTGGTGTGATGGAGGACCGCAATGCGCTTGACAATTCGGGCTGCGCCCTTGGCGCTGATTACGTACGCGAAAAATTATACCGGCTAAACGAAGGCAATTACAATACAAAGATCGTGGACCTGGGTAACATTCGCCAGGGTGCATCCATCACTGATACCTATATTGCGCTTAAAACGGTAGTTAGTGAACTGGTAAAAAAAGACATCATCCCGGTTATAATAGGTGGCGGGCAGGACCTTACCTACGCTCAGTACCTTGCCTATGAAGACCTGGAACAAAAGGTTGACCTGGTGATAGTAGATTCACATTTTGATTTGGAGGATGATGATAGCGGTAGTTCTGAAAATATTGAGACCACTTCAGCATCTTATCTCAACAAAATATTTTTACATGAGCCCAATTACCTGTTTAATTACAGCAACCTGGGTTACCAAACCTATTTTGCAAGCCAGGATAGTTTAAGGGTAATGGAAAAGCTTTATTTTGACGTGCACCGCCTGGGTGCGCTCAGCGGCAATGTTGCAGTGGCCGAACCTATTATCCGCAATGCCAGTATGATCAGCTTCGATATCGGCGCCATCCGATCATCAGATGCCATGGGAAATGCCAATGCAACCCCCAATGGGTTTTATGGTGAAGAGGCCTGCCAGATAGCACGTTACGCTGGGTTTAATGATAAATTAAGTTCTATCGGCTTTTATGAGTTTAACCCGGCGTATGATAATAACGGCCAAACCGCTACGCTGCTCGCCCAGATGATTTGGTATTTTATAGACGGCGTTTATAACCGCAAACGCGATTTTCCACTTAACCCAAAATCACAGTACCTGATTTATAAAACCAGTTTGAAGCACGACGACCACGAAGTGGTTTTTGTAAAAAGCAAAAAATCTGATCGTTGGTGGATGCAGGTGCCTTACCCCGCAGGCGGCTCAAAAAACGAACGCTTTCACCTGGTGCCCTGCCAATATGACGATTACAAGACAGCTGTATCGGGCGAAATGCCCGATCTTTGGTGGCGTACGTATCAAAAATTAAACTAA
- a CDS encoding aldo/keto reductase produces MEYRQLGASGLQVPVLSFGTATFGGGNEFFKAWGDTQLDEAKRMVNLCIDAGVNFFDTANVYSRGLSEEILGKALEGLRNQVLISTKATFTMGDGPNDFGSSRIHLVKSLEDSLRRLNTGHVDIYHMHGFDGNTPVEETLRALDDMITAGKVRYIACSNFSGWALMKSLSVSERYDWAKYIAHQAYYSLLNREFEWELMPAGIDQNVSTIVWSPLASGQLGGRFRRSAPIPKDNRTQQGGSHGPATNYGHLFNIVDALDEVAEETGKSVAQVALNWVLQRPTVANIIIGARNEEQLKQNLDAVGWNLTTDQVKKLDAASEVDPIYPYWHQRQNVKLNPLPKFY; encoded by the coding sequence ATGGAATACAGACAATTGGGGGCATCGGGACTGCAGGTTCCGGTACTCAGCTTCGGCACAGCTACCTTTGGCGGCGGCAATGAATTTTTTAAGGCTTGGGGCGATACCCAGCTTGACGAGGCTAAACGCATGGTTAACCTGTGTATTGACGCCGGCGTAAACTTTTTTGATACGGCCAACGTTTACTCCCGCGGCCTTTCTGAAGAGATCCTGGGCAAGGCGCTTGAGGGCCTGCGCAACCAGGTACTCATTTCAACCAAAGCCACTTTTACCATGGGCGACGGGCCAAATGATTTCGGGTCTTCACGCATTCATTTGGTTAAATCGCTGGAGGATAGTTTGCGCCGTTTAAATACCGGCCATGTTGACATTTACCACATGCACGGCTTTGACGGCAACACCCCGGTTGAAGAAACCCTGCGTGCCCTTGATGATATGATAACTGCCGGCAAGGTGCGCTATATTGCCTGCTCCAACTTCTCGGGCTGGGCGTTAATGAAATCTCTTTCGGTGTCTGAGCGGTACGACTGGGCAAAATATATTGCGCACCAGGCATACTATTCCCTGTTAAACCGCGAGTTTGAATGGGAGCTGATGCCGGCCGGGATTGACCAAAATGTAAGCACAATAGTATGGAGCCCCCTGGCTTCGGGCCAGTTAGGCGGCAGGTTCCGCCGAAGCGCGCCTATCCCAAAAGACAACCGTACACAACAGGGCGGCAGCCATGGCCCTGCAACAAACTACGGGCATTTGTTTAATATAGTGGATGCTTTGGACGAGGTTGCAGAAGAAACCGGCAAATCGGTGGCCCAGGTGGCGCTTAACTGGGTGCTGCAAAGACCAACCGTGGCCAATATTATAATAGGTGCCCGTAACGAAGAACAACTAAAACAAAACCTGGATGCCGTAGGCTGGAATTTAACCACCGACCAGGTTAAAAAGCTGGATGCTGCCAGCGAAGTTGACCCCATTTACCCTTATTGGCACCAAAGACAAAACGTTAAATTAAACCCGCTGCCAAAATTTTATTAA
- a CDS encoding class I SAM-dependent methyltransferase, whose product MGSGVTQGPLWGKNPKDWATVQEQTGNAGYVYALNFLNLTPTTQLLDVGCGSGLFSSLASATGAYVTGIDASEELIEQARQRHTTANFSTGEMEELPFDDDTFDVVCGFNSFQYAASTPNAFVGARRVLKPGGKIVVMIWGNKEDCEAASNLAAIGSLLPPPPPGAPGPFALTENHQLEKLLEEAGFNIINQKDVDTVWDYPDTATALKGLCSSGPAARAIANSGLQRVQDVILQSIQPYVQSNGRVVYKNKFRVVISEKPR is encoded by the coding sequence ATGGGGTCAGGGGTTACACAGGGGCCGCTTTGGGGTAAAAATCCAAAAGACTGGGCAACCGTACAGGAACAAACCGGTAATGCCGGCTATGTTTACGCACTTAACTTTTTAAATCTTACCCCAACAACCCAACTGCTTGATGTGGGTTGCGGATCGGGGCTATTTAGCAGCCTTGCCAGCGCTACCGGTGCTTATGTAACCGGTATAGATGCCAGCGAAGAGCTCATTGAGCAAGCCCGGCAGCGGCATACCACGGCAAATTTTAGCACCGGCGAAATGGAAGAACTTCCTTTTGACGACGACACTTTTGATGTGGTTTGCGGATTTAATTCCTTTCAATACGCGGCGAGCACGCCCAATGCTTTTGTGGGCGCCCGGCGGGTATTGAAGCCCGGCGGTAAAATAGTGGTTATGATTTGGGGTAACAAGGAGGATTGCGAAGCGGCCAGCAACCTGGCAGCTATCGGCAGCCTGCTGCCCCCGCCGCCTCCGGGAGCTCCTGGTCCTTTCGCCCTTACCGAGAACCACCAGCTGGAAAAACTGCTGGAAGAAGCCGGATTTAACATTATCAACCAAAAAGATGTAGATACCGTTTGGGATTACCCCGACACCGCCACTGCGTTAAAAGGATTATGTTCATCCGGGCCAGCTGCAAGAGCTATTGCGAACAGCGGGCTGCAAAGGGTACAGGATGTTATTTTACAATCCATTCAGCCTTATGTCCAAAGCAACGGGCGCGTGGTTTATAAAAATAAATTCAGGGTGGTGATTAGCGAAAAGCCCCGGTAG